The following are encoded in a window of Castanea sativa cultivar Marrone di Chiusa Pesio chromosome 9, ASM4071231v1 genomic DNA:
- the LOC142611102 gene encoding rust resistance kinase Lr10-like: MDISLRIVIPSLLLFVVFIVDLGEGYNRCPESRCRADGPAIRFPFRLKDRQPDPHCGYPGYPGFDLYCSHNNDTVLDLNTSVKAFVQSIDYKSRLIRVADPGNCFPWKIPGLNLSSLTFKVKNSQDYFDYVYALFNCTVPLDIHEETNYRIDCLSSNSHPVYAFPSDATVDWYPIVSCTKMYSVSVQFTGDINFSFLELTWSEPAECGLCEGKGKKCRFKNNSTEKKTECFNPDKGRSTTIIVIIVSTLGSFLLALVVYLLYYVYRYDKTEKENQARIEKFLEDYRALKPARYSYNDVKRITNQFKEKLGQGAYGTVFKGKLSNEIHVAVKILNSSKGNGEEFINEVGTMGMIHHVNVVRLVGFCADGFRRALVYEFLPNDSLEKFISLVDSNRFLGWKKLEGIALGIAKGIEYLHQGCDQRILHFDIKPHNILLDQNFNPKISDFGLAKLCAKDQSAVSMTTARGTMGYIAPEVFSRNFGSVSYKSDVYSFGILLLEMVGGRKNVDVTMENTNQIYFPEWIYNFLEEKEDL, encoded by the exons ATGGATATTTCCCTTAGAATAGTTATCCCATCCTTACTGTTGTTTGTGGTTTTCATCGTAGACCTTGGAGAAGGCTACAATAGGTGTCCCGAATCACGGTGTAGAGCAGATGGTCCAGCCATCCGATTTCCTTTCCGACTCAAAGACAGGCAGCCAGACCCCCACTGTGGCTATCCTGGCTATCCTGGCTTTGATCTCTACTGCTCTCATAATAATGATACGGTGCTCGACCTGAATACTTCAGTAAAAGCATTTGTCCAAAGCATCGATTACAAATCTCGGTTAATTCGGGTAGCTGACCCAGGTAATTGCTTTCCTTGGAAAATTCCGGGACTCAATTTATCTTCCCTTACTTTCAAAGTCAAAAATTCTCAAGATTACTTTGACTATGTCTATGCCCTTTTCAATTGTACGGTGCCACTAGATATACATGAGGAAACTAATTATCGGATAGATTGTCTTAGTAGCAATAGCCATCCAGTTTATGCTTTTCCTTCGGACGCTACCGTCGACTGGTATCCCATAGTATCATGTACAAAGATGTATAGCGTTTCAGTTCAATTTACTGGtgatataaatttttcttttcttgaattgaCGTGGTCTGAACCGGCTGAGTGCGGACTCTGTGAAGGGAAAGGCAAGAAATGTAGATTCAAGAATAATAGCACTGAGAAGAAAACTGAGTGCTTCAACCCCGACAAAG gtagatcaacaacaataatagtaattattg TTTCCACCTTGGGGTCATTTCTTCTGGCACTAGTGGTCTATTTACTCTACTATGTCTATCGCTATgacaaaacagaaaaagaaaatcaagcaaGGATTGAAAAGTTTTTGGAGGATTACAGAGCTCTCAAGCCCGCAAGGTACTCATATAACGATGTTAAAAGGATTACAAATCAATTTAAAGAGAAATTGGGACAAGGAGCCTATGGAACAGTGTTCAAAGGAAAGCTTTCAAACGAAATCCATGTTGCTGTGAAGATCTTGAACAGTTCCAAGGGCAATGGGGAAGAATTCATAAATGAAGTGGGAACAATGGGTATGATTCACCATGTTAATGTGGTTCGCTTAGTTGGCTTCTGCGCTGATGGATTTAGAAGGGCTCTAGTTTATGAGTTTTTACCAAATGATTCATTAGAGAAGTTCATTTCCTTAGTAGATTCTAACCGTTTCCTTGGTTGGAAAAAGCTAGAAGGCATTGCTCTCGGCATAGCAAAAGGAATTGAATATCTTCACCAAGGATGTGATCAACGAATCCTTCATTTTGATATTAAACCTCATAATATTTTGCTAGACCaaaatttcaatccaaaaaTTTCTGATTTTGGTTTAGCCAAGTTGTGTGCAAAGGATCAGAGTGCAGTGTCCATGACCACAGCCAGGGGGACCATGGGTTACATTGCACCCGAAGTGTTCTCTAGGAACTTTGGGAGCGTGTCTTACAAGTCAGATGTTTACAGTTTTGGAATATTGTTGCTTGAAATGGTTGGAGGTAGGAAAAATGTTGATGTAACCATGGAGAACACTAACCAAATATATTTCCCAGAATGGATCTACAATTTTTTGGAGGAAAAGGAAGATCTATGA
- the LOC142611101 gene encoding rust resistance kinase Lr10-like isoform X1, with translation MARGLTLSAGLTVFIALVLVHETYCTATANVTDQCTPSFCGNINISYPFRLMTDPKNCGDSSYELWCEKNHTAVLSIFGGKYYVKEINYSAYTFRIVDWGIQNENYFSSPRYPLYRLNQPYYERSDLSLALPDGNTYLNRIMIFMSCEKPVNTPLYLNTSTCIYNGEYSSNSSISHSKRYKYVTIGEVISMTVKDVKDSCKVEQMVMTSWPPQNDNPNISCIEVHNQLAYGFRLSWHPLICESICGWPFCRSDELKRVQCDNKSTGLVLLVEGICRLLMGWLYSVFKGQTLDYGIYYPYKDWFNLSMYFVFTHAAIMSLGAPCVVAFLIYKWRRRHLSMYDAVEEFLQSQNNLMPIRYSYSQIKKMTKGFKDKLGEGGYGSVFKGKLQSGHLVAIKMLGESKANGQDFISEVATIGRIHHSNVVQLIGFCAEGPRRALIYEFMPNGSLDKYIFIQEGRILLSIEKTYDISLGVARGIEYLHRGCDMQILHFDIKPHNILLDEKFTPKVSDFGLAKLYPTDKSIVSLTAARGTLGYIAPELFYKNIGGVSYKADVYSFGMLLLEMASKRKNFNEFADHSSQSYLPTWAYDQVSKGNEILMEDVVEEEKKIVKKMIMVALWCIQMKPSDRPSMNKVVEMLEGEVECLQMPSKPFLSSLGDVGDNLNPTCSSIQSGESSQSAQV, from the exons ATGGCAAGAGGATTAACGTTGAGTGCAGGACTCACGGTCTTTATTGCTCTTGTTCTAGTCCATGAAACTTATTGTACTGCAACTGCAAATGTTACTGATCAATGTACCCCTTCTTTCTGTGGCAATATCAACATAAGCTATCCGTTTCGATTGATGACTGATCCTAAAAACTGCGGTGACTCAAGCTATGAACTGTGGTGTGAGAAGAATCATACGGCCGTGCTATCCATATTTGGAGGAAAATACTACGTAAAGGAAATCAATTACAGTGCGTACACATTCCGGATTGTGGACTGGGGTATACAGAATGAAAATTACTTCTCCTCCCCAAGGTATCCTTTATATCGATTAAATCAACCTTATTATGAACGGAGCGATCTGTCGCTTGCGCTGCCTGATGGCAACACCTACCTAAATCGGATTATGATTTTCATGAGCTGTGAAAAACCAGTGAATACTCCACTCTATTTGAATACTTCTACTTGCATTTACAATGGAGAGTATTCTTCCAACTCTTCAATTTCTCATTCCAAGAGGTATAAATATGTTACAATTGGAGAAGTAATATCGATGACAGTGAAGGATGTGAAGGACTCGTGCAAAGTAGAGCAGATGGTTATGACATCGTGGCCGCCACAAAATGATAATCCAAATATTTCCTGTATAGAAGTCCACAATCAATTGGCATATGGTTTTCGGCTTTCATGGCACCCATTGATTTGTGAAAGCATATGCGGATGGCCCTTTTGCAGAAGCGATGAATTGAAGCGTGTTCAATGTGACAACAAGAGTACAG GATTGGTCCTATTGGTTGAAGGAATATGTCGTCTCTTGATGG GATGGTTATATTCTGTTTTCAAAG GGCAGACACTTGACTATGGAATTTATTATCCCTACAAAG ATTGGTTTAACTTATCAATGTACTTCG TATTCACACATGCAGCAATAATGTCCTTGGGAGCTCCATGTGTGGTTGCTTTTTTGATATATAAGTGGCGTAGGAGGCATTTGTCAATGTATGACGCTGTTGAAGAATTTCTACAAAGTCAAAATAACCTCATGCCAATTAGGTACTCTTACTCACAAATTAAGAAGATGACCAAAGGTTTCAAGGACAAATTGGGTGAAGGTGGCTATGGCTctgtatttaaaggaaagctccAAAGTGGCCATCTTGTAGCTATAAAGATGTTGGGTGAGTCCAAAGCCAATGGTCAAGACTTTATCAGTGAAGTTGCAACAATTGGAAGGATTCACCATTCTAATGTAGTGCAACTCATTGGCTTTTGTGCAGAGGGACCAAGGCGTGCCCTTATATATGAATTCATGCCTAATGGTTCTCTTGACAAATACATTTTTATTCAAGAAGGAAGAATTCTCTTAAGTATTGAGAAAACATATGACATTTCCCTTGGAGTGGCTCGTGGAATTGAATATCTACATAGAGGATGCGACATGCAAATTCTACATTTTGATATTAAGCCTCATAACATTCTTCTTGATGAAAAATTTACCCCAAAAGTTTCTGATTTCGGTCTTGCAAAACTTTATCCTACAGATAAGAGCATAGTGTCTTTGACTGCTGCAAGAGGAACACTAGGATATATTGCTCCAGAATTGTTCTATAAGAACATTGGAGGTGTCTCATATAAAGctgatgtttatagttttggcATGTTATTGCTGGAAATGGCAAGCAAAAGAAAGAACTTTAATGAATTTGCAGACCATTCAAGCCAAAGTTACCTCCCAACTTGGGCCTATGATCAAGTTAGCAAAGGAAATGAGATACTAATGGAAGATGTTGtggaggaggagaagaaaatagtTAAAAAGATGATCATGGTTGCATTATGGTGTATACAAATGAAGCCTAGTGATCGTCCTTCAATGAACAAAGTAGTAGAAATGCTAGAAGGAGAAGTTGAATGCTTACAGATGCCTTCCAAGCCTTTCCTATCATCACTAGGAGATGTAGGAGACAACTTAAATCCAACTTGCTCATCAATTCAATCAGGAGAATCAAGTCAATCAGCTCAAGTTTAA
- the LOC142611101 gene encoding LEAF RUST 10 DISEASE-RESISTANCE LOCUS RECEPTOR-LIKE PROTEIN KINASE-like 2.3 isoform X2, which translates to MARGLTLSAGLTVFIALVLVHETYCTATANVTDQCTPSFCGNINISYPFRLMTDPKNCGDSSYELWCEKNHTAVLSIFGGKYYVKEINYSAYTFRIVDWGIQNENYFSSPRYPLYRLNQPYYERSDLSLALPDGNTYLNRIMIFMSCEKPVNTPLYLNTSTCIYNGEYSSNSSISHSKRYKYVTIGEVISMTVKDVKDSCKVEQMVMTSWPPQNDNPNISCIEVHNQLAYGFRLSWHPLICESICGWPFCRSDELKRVQCDNKSTGLVLLVEGICRLLMGWLYSVFKGQTLDYGIYYPYKDWFNLSMYFVFTHAAIMSLGAPCVVAFLIYKWRRRHLSMYDAVEEFLQSQNNLMPIRYSYSQIKKMTKGFKDKLGEGGYGSVFKGKLQSGHLVAIKMLEGPRRALIYEFMPNGSLDKYIFIQEGRILLSIEKTYDISLGVARGIEYLHRGCDMQILHFDIKPHNILLDEKFTPKVSDFGLAKLYPTDKSIVSLTAARGTLGYIAPELFYKNIGGVSYKADVYSFGMLLLEMASKRKNFNEFADHSSQSYLPTWAYDQVSKGNEILMEDVVEEEKKIVKKMIMVALWCIQMKPSDRPSMNKVVEMLEGEVECLQMPSKPFLSSLGDVGDNLNPTCSSIQSGESSQSAQV; encoded by the exons ATGGCAAGAGGATTAACGTTGAGTGCAGGACTCACGGTCTTTATTGCTCTTGTTCTAGTCCATGAAACTTATTGTACTGCAACTGCAAATGTTACTGATCAATGTACCCCTTCTTTCTGTGGCAATATCAACATAAGCTATCCGTTTCGATTGATGACTGATCCTAAAAACTGCGGTGACTCAAGCTATGAACTGTGGTGTGAGAAGAATCATACGGCCGTGCTATCCATATTTGGAGGAAAATACTACGTAAAGGAAATCAATTACAGTGCGTACACATTCCGGATTGTGGACTGGGGTATACAGAATGAAAATTACTTCTCCTCCCCAAGGTATCCTTTATATCGATTAAATCAACCTTATTATGAACGGAGCGATCTGTCGCTTGCGCTGCCTGATGGCAACACCTACCTAAATCGGATTATGATTTTCATGAGCTGTGAAAAACCAGTGAATACTCCACTCTATTTGAATACTTCTACTTGCATTTACAATGGAGAGTATTCTTCCAACTCTTCAATTTCTCATTCCAAGAGGTATAAATATGTTACAATTGGAGAAGTAATATCGATGACAGTGAAGGATGTGAAGGACTCGTGCAAAGTAGAGCAGATGGTTATGACATCGTGGCCGCCACAAAATGATAATCCAAATATTTCCTGTATAGAAGTCCACAATCAATTGGCATATGGTTTTCGGCTTTCATGGCACCCATTGATTTGTGAAAGCATATGCGGATGGCCCTTTTGCAGAAGCGATGAATTGAAGCGTGTTCAATGTGACAACAAGAGTACAG GATTGGTCCTATTGGTTGAAGGAATATGTCGTCTCTTGATGG GATGGTTATATTCTGTTTTCAAAG GGCAGACACTTGACTATGGAATTTATTATCCCTACAAAG ATTGGTTTAACTTATCAATGTACTTCG TATTCACACATGCAGCAATAATGTCCTTGGGAGCTCCATGTGTGGTTGCTTTTTTGATATATAAGTGGCGTAGGAGGCATTTGTCAATGTATGACGCTGTTGAAGAATTTCTACAAAGTCAAAATAACCTCATGCCAATTAGGTACTCTTACTCACAAATTAAGAAGATGACCAAAGGTTTCAAGGACAAATTGGGTGAAGGTGGCTATGGCTctgtatttaaaggaaagctccAAAGTGGCCATCTTGTAGCTATAAAGATGTTGG AGGGACCAAGGCGTGCCCTTATATATGAATTCATGCCTAATGGTTCTCTTGACAAATACATTTTTATTCAAGAAGGAAGAATTCTCTTAAGTATTGAGAAAACATATGACATTTCCCTTGGAGTGGCTCGTGGAATTGAATATCTACATAGAGGATGCGACATGCAAATTCTACATTTTGATATTAAGCCTCATAACATTCTTCTTGATGAAAAATTTACCCCAAAAGTTTCTGATTTCGGTCTTGCAAAACTTTATCCTACAGATAAGAGCATAGTGTCTTTGACTGCTGCAAGAGGAACACTAGGATATATTGCTCCAGAATTGTTCTATAAGAACATTGGAGGTGTCTCATATAAAGctgatgtttatagttttggcATGTTATTGCTGGAAATGGCAAGCAAAAGAAAGAACTTTAATGAATTTGCAGACCATTCAAGCCAAAGTTACCTCCCAACTTGGGCCTATGATCAAGTTAGCAAAGGAAATGAGATACTAATGGAAGATGTTGtggaggaggagaagaaaatagtTAAAAAGATGATCATGGTTGCATTATGGTGTATACAAATGAAGCCTAGTGATCGTCCTTCAATGAACAAAGTAGTAGAAATGCTAGAAGGAGAAGTTGAATGCTTACAGATGCCTTCCAAGCCTTTCCTATCATCACTAGGAGATGTAGGAGACAACTTAAATCCAACTTGCTCATCAATTCAATCAGGAGAATCAAGTCAATCAGCTCAAGTTTAA